The following proteins come from a genomic window of Meles meles chromosome 1, mMelMel3.1 paternal haplotype, whole genome shotgun sequence:
- the CITED4 gene encoding cbp/p300-interacting transactivator 4 produces the protein MADHLMLAEGYRLVQRPQPAAPSHGPHALRTLQPYAGPGLDSGLRPRGTPLGPQPPPPPPPPGALAYGAFGPPPAFQPFPAVPPPAGGGAHFQPVATLYPGRAAAPPGVPGGPPCLQPAPGAPAPPPPAHALGCMDAELIDEEALTSLELELGLHRVRELPELFLGQSEFDCFSDLGSAPPAGSVSC, from the coding sequence ATGGCCGACCACCTGATGCTCGCCGAGGGCTACCGCCTGGTGCAGAGGCCGCAGCCCGCCGCGCCCTCCCACGGCCCCCACGCGCTCCGGACGCTGCAGCCGTACGCGGGCCCGGGCCTGGACAGCGGCTTGCGGCCGCGAGGGACTCCGCTGGGGCCGcagcctccgccgccgccgcccccacccggggccctggcGTACGGGGCCTTCGGGCCGCCGCCCGCTTTCCAGCCCTTTCCGGCCGTGCCACCGCCGGCCGGCGGCGGCGCGCACTTTCAGCCGGTGGCGACGCTGTACCCGGGCCGCGCGGCTGCGCCCCCCGGCGTCCCGGGAGGGCCCCCGTGCCTGCAGCCGGCGCCCGGCGCCCCTGCCCCACCACCGCCCGCGCACGCCCTGGGCTGCATGGACGCCGAACTCATCGACGAGGAGGCGCTGACGTCGCTGGAGCTCGAGCTCGGGCTGCACCGCGTGCGCGAGCTGCCCGAGCTCTTCCTGGGCCAGAGCGAGTTCGACTGCTTCTCGGACTTGGGGTCGGCGCCACCCGCCGGCTCGGTGAGCTGCTGA